The Leptidea sinapis chromosome 39, ilLepSina1.1, whole genome shotgun sequence DNA segment AATAACAATCACAATATTATATCGTCTGATTTGTAACGTGTGAGAGTTGGTGAAGTCACATTACCACTGTTCTGGACAGTTGTTGTTGATACGCTGCTGCATTCCCTCACTGCACAAGGCATAGTCCCCTTTACGCGCAGGAGGAAAACCAACTTCAAGCCTATTACGGTAGATGGTAAATCACTTGAATAGAAAACAGAAGTGAAATATCTGGGCATAACCCTTGATAGCAAACTCAATTTCCACACACACGTGCAGGAGGTGTCATCTAAAGCCACCAGGGCACTCATGATCTGCAGACGTTTAGCTGGAAGGAACTGGGGGCTTTCCCCCAAAATCCTTCGTGAAATGTATTATTGGTAGCTAGGTCTACTATCACATACGGTTGTGTGGTGCAAATAAGACATCTGCCGTAACGATGAAACTATGCcttacaaaacttttttttttatggaataggaggacaaaggagcgtatgagttacctgttgttaagtgatcaccgccgcccacaatctcttgcaacaccagaggaatcacaggagcgttgccggcctttatggaaggtgtagcgctttttttgaaggtacccatgtcgtatcgtccctgaaacaccgcacaaggaagctcattccacagctttgtagtacgtggaagaaaccgcactgtggaggacaaggcactggtcaacgatttgcatggcccgtgtatatggcatcaccagtgctgtcgtctgcatagcaatgtatgttggaggtggccaacatatcattgatatgcagaagaaacagcgtgggaaatagcacacagccttggggcactccggcgttcacgggcttgggattcgagcaaaaaccgtccgGCCTCCGGCcgtcgacactaacctatgcgaaacatagcgtcACTAGGCCgttacttcacgccggtattatgtgcgagtgtggtaagtaacccggacgagtctggcccgattgtgatgacgtcaaaagacggtagcgtgactctcccactttcaataagcccgtagtcgcctcttacgacaccctagggcctggaactaccctattctttttacgccccggggaagcacaccTCACTCTTCCACCTCTGCACATAGCAGTTACAACTGCTGCCAGAATGGCTTTAATCAGAATTAAAAACAGCTGGATTAGAACGGGTATAAATGCAAACGTGACCTAAAGCTACCACTGGAATGCGAAGTCATTGCCAaaatcaggctggggtgtcttaaaacaccttaacttaaagcagaggacgtgcctGGCCTGGACCCactgaggatcctacgccttttgaaagtaataggtctcgaggatataatttaaatctcggcacaGTAACACGTATCCCAGTTAGTAGCCTCAATTCTCCTCCTTAACTTTTGAGTTGAGGGCAGGCGCGCTAGCGCAAAAAGGGAGCACAATAGGTCCTAAGATTTTAGTGCATTGAAATccccaaataataataatgacacgggagtgggtcagagattggaaataatacttcgcttataggaacgagtctttatttgcgttcactttttctgaacttgcacttgccggtctgccgctgttccatttgtgggcggcagtaccttcaacgcgtcacactgcaccgaacactaggtctcttctatcttcttcttcttggaacacttccacttttcactacttctttttttcttcttcttcttcttctttacactttcgagtcagattTAGAACTGctgtaggccacgcttagtacggcttatatacccccggatctattccattttcaaaatgattcccccattccatctttaaatttaaattgtactagaaaattcttttaataattttggtcctgcttacacattttccatccctttttttctgttcgatttgatcctgaacttactagaaatttccattaactttataaaacccaaaaaattccatacactggtaggtgtatcgaacccgagtctacagcgtctaaagtaaacatttttccgctgagctacgaatatTACTGACGGAtcagttgaaattaacaatgtcttgaagtttgacaactctcgtcatatacttcaaagcgttgctacgcaacactacccctcccaagacatgatcgtcccgatcatcgttgcttccgtagtacttagccacccgatcgacatgtacgattttcgggggacttcgaggggtcggtatggatcctgagagtcacatcatttatccttgtgattactttgtatggtccctcccaacttggttggagcttcggagacttcccctttcgcgttacaggattgtgtaaccaaatcagggttccctcttcaaaactaagaatattagctcttcgatcgtagcgggtctgcATCCGTTGACtcgccttaagcccagttgttctaatttcctcgtagatgtcaaccatctttttccgtaactcatccacatattctgttatacttttcggagtatccggtggacagcctgagagtaaatcagctggcaatttcaattcccttccaaaattggcgtacgcaggagtcatcattgtcgtctcgtgtattgcgcttctatacgacataagaaacagtggaatgtactcatctcAGTTATCCtaatgactgtccactacttttgctaaatgtcgctccaatgtttggttaaacctctccaccatcccgtccgatttggatgatatggcgtagttctggtcttatggattccaaagatcttgcaaacttcttgaaatacttgtgactcgaagttccgcccttggtcactgtgcatctccaaaggcacaccgaatctgcagaaaacttcattcaccagcttcgtcgcaacggtaactgcttcttgattcggtagagcaaatgctttcggccacttcgtgaaataatccatcaccaccattatgtaacggtttccagctttggtgattggaaacggtccggctatgtccagagctactctctcccaTGGAGACCCAACATCATAAAatttcatagctcctctgctccgggtctgaggtcctttgacagctgcacaactcttgcatttacggtaccagtcttccacatcatcacggcaatgcaaccagtaaaatcgttctttaatttttatgagagttcttcttattcccaaatgtccacctgaagaaccatcgtgataagctctcaggacctcgttcaccttctccctgggaatgACCaattgcagatggcaatcctttccttgcggggtttcccatttccggcagagcaGCCCggcatgcatcaccaaactgttccattgtgcccagagactcttagtagccgtactgtgtctagccacttcagaccattttggtttaagtgatccacttgcaagccaatgtaaaagtggttgaagatccttatcattttcctgagttctcctcattgcatcattgctccagttctcgtcgatcgaatctgttctgatcagccggattataaaattctctttctcctcctgacgaatgcaatgtttgcattccatcggaaaaggtcttctagataacgcatctgcatttccatgactttttcctcctcgatgctcgatttcaaagtcatactcttgaagttgctcaatccatctggccattTGTcgttccggattcttgaattctagtaaccacttcaaggcgacatgatcagtccttacgaggaattcgCGACCCAAgaagtactttttgaaatgttgtaatgtctttaccacggccagtaactccctacgagttacacagtagtttctctccggcttcgataaagatttgcttaagtatgcaattacaacttcttgatctcctctcttctgagatagtacTCCACCGATTCCGGTtttgctagcatcagcatccactatgaatcttccctctgtgtcaggatatccgaggataggttattcacatagtcttttcttcaactctaagaaagcttgttcgcattcttcatcccaggaaaaggttcttttctcctccgtcagtcgatgtaagggcttagcataatcggaaaaccctttcacaaagcgtcgataataagagcatagtcctagaaatgctctcacatgtgtcttttctgtcggcgtcggccagtccttgacagcacttatcttggcaggatccgtcgcaacgccttgctccgagataacgtgccccaagtaattcacctgacgttgaaagaacgaacatttctttggactcaacttcaagttagCACCttgcagttttgcgaagacgttttcgagcttcttaagatgatcttcaaaacttcgtcccataatgattatgtcatccaagtagacaaggcaggtttctcccaacatacctgccagcacatgctccatcaacctttcgaaagtagctggggcgttgcataatccgaagggcatttttttgaactgccataacccttttccggttgaaaaagccgtcttctccttgtctttagggtccagatcgacttgccagtagccacttttcaaatcaagtgtagagaaccacgtcatgccacaaagtgaatctaatgtgtcatcgattcttggcaatggataactgtctttcttagttgcatcgttcaaacgccgatagtcTACACagaatctagttgatccatccttcttcttcaccagaaccactggagaacaccatggactcgatgacggttctatcacaccattttctttcatattccgaatcatgtcttccatgctcacgtgcaaacggaatacgtcttggtctttgccgtatcggaacagtgtctcctgtgtcgttCTTGTGTTTCActaaaccagttcttccgatgtccccgtcgttcttcgagaacatcccggcgtagcgtagcaggaaatttctcgcttttattaactgtagcttggtaagattatccttacagccatccagaagtttctgtatgttcacatcctggcttgcagctacggtcttcctcccttcttcacactttcttaaccaagctatctcctcacaagctcctatcactgttcctttcctaatgatttgcttgtcctcatgacgattaaacacgggaaccatcgcaatgtgggagtttcccacaacagtcctggctgggatccatgtcgtctccgatgtctctctttctattatagcgcatttacaaggtcttcctctgtcatccgtGTCTGTCAGGACTACCGGGAcaagggtctgcgatctcggatttaaagtagtgtctcgtaagcacaacactttcccaaaagttccgccttttattggaatttcttcacctccatgcttcaatacaccatgtttcatgttaatcgtacactgatgatttcgaagaaaatccaacccaatgatgcagtcatctgtgatatccgcgattaccactttttgccagtacaacgtattcCCGATTTTCATGtccacgatcttctctccctggactggtatgctctggccggtagctgttgtgagtgttaagtttacattttctcgcatatgtcgtcttccgatgctctctagtcttctttggcaagactgtacgtgaggctcctgtatccaaagtgaaacggcaagattttccatttatcattccttctataactaaggtgtttccgtcacatgtctgcttaacgaagatccttggggctttgcttctaccggccagcgcccaccccactgccctggccttttctagttttcctgctgctccagcggtgacgTTGAGAtcgccgcatccttcctaccttgcgttatgctctcacgcctggggcaagtgctcctaatgtgtcctcgctccccacacccatagcatactgggctatatgcttgccttcggctggaatctgctggtacaattttgcaGAGTCTCAACgtccgagaatcgtggcgaaccgcttccacttccaacgcatgtgccaccgcttccttcaagctagtatgatgactcaatcgtacggctgctcttacttcggcgtcccgtattccatcgatgaacacttggagcaacatttcttctattgcagctggcgacgactgatatgctttacgaactagcttctcagcttccatggaccactgctgcagagtttcgttggccctttgactgcggtccttaacctgcgcccgatacacatgctcaaggtgtttatcgccataacgtgcctccaacgcgtccgtgtaggttacttcctccttcccagcgccgagtgcttccaatacgaaAAGTGCTTCGTCACGGAGTGCTAGTGTCAGGGCAGAGTGTGCTTCTAGGTCACTCCAACCACTTGCCcttctgaccgtctctaattgtagcttgaaggcggcccaggaagacttgccgacGTAAGGAggtactttcaaacttctggtcGATGTGATTCCGCAGGCTGAAGACTCCTTCCTATTGAGCTAATGAATGGTTGCTTCCATCTCCTCCATCTTCCTttccacagtgtcaatccggacaatctccttttctacagtaTCAATACGGGCGATCTCTTTTTTCTGCACCACGGATAAAATTTCCTTGGAGAGGacgcgcttgctcttgcatcatggcggtcatctgctgcatgagcgcgctgatgtctacggcaggtgtctgcggtgctgacacggtcgcactgagtccagagctgGATGCTTCTTGTGACTcatcctctgccgctgcagctgctcccgctcgcgtggccttctcgttcctgggtactaatggcatctttccaatcccacttctgacaccaattgacacgggagtgggtcagggattggaaataatactccacttataggaacgagtctttatttgcgttcactttttctgaacttgcacttgccggtctgccgctgttccttttgtgggcggcagtaccttcaacgcgtcacattgcaccgaacactaggtctcttctatcttcttcttctcggaacacttccacttttcactacttcttcttttcttcttcttcttcttctttacactttcgagtcagaactagaactgccgtaggccacgctacggcttatatacccccggatcttttctatctttagcttTCCTGGTCTTGTCTGGTATTGTTCTCAGTTCATGTGACCATCTTCTGTTTTGGCCTCCTTTTTTTCTGTTTACATTTCTAGGATCTGAGTCTGTTATGTATGTAGgtactttatttgtttttaccCTGAAGGGTGTGCCCGTTCTGCGTCATTTTTGTTTTCGTATCtaactttataatttttaatttttctcatcTATTTCTGTTTTGATAATATGTGTTTCATTAATGTTCGCATACTCCCCTCCATTGATATTTGACACAACTCGAGTATAACAATTCGTTTTATCttcatttctatattttttatgacagtaagggacgagacgagcaggacgttcgtaATTGATTCATTGATTGAACattattaattgatacgccctgcccattacaatgcagtgccgctcaggattcatgaaaaacctaaaaattttgagcgacacaacaattgcgctcgtcaccttgagacataagatgttaacattgatgttatcatttgcccagtaatttcagtagtaTTAGCTAGTGAGCAATGGCgactttcagaccgaaacacagtaatgcttccacattactgcttcacggcagaaataggcgccgttgtggtacccataatctagctggcatcttgtacaaaggaacctcccacattttaaattatctatttacAATTAACTTTTCTAAACTGCTttgattaatatttttccacacatttattaattgtatcaatTTATTTGCCTTTATCTTTCGTGATATAACTTGCTCTAGATAAGGGTATTGCTGtacatattcaatattattattattcactaCAACTTATATTTTGCTAAAGGTATTAATTTCACTATTTTCAGAAGGCACCAATTGTACCAGGAACATATACTATTCATCCgaaatataatagtaataataacgACTATGACGCAGCcctaataaaattgaaaagaaaattgACATTTGGGAAGAACAGCAAGGCCGTTGAACTTGTAAAATCTGGTGAAGATATTCCTGCTGGTACTAATGTAACTGTTAGTGGATGGGGTAGTACTAGTGTAAGTATTTTTAAGGTTGCGGACCCAAATTGTATCTGACGAAAGCCTATTCTACTCAAATTCTAAAGCCTATTACTAAAATTCTGATGGTCGTTTGTGTCACATACGTAGACCGTTAATATTTGGACAGTCATGTAGACGATGACTCGCTGGTCCATGATGCGAAAGAGAAAACTGATCTCCTGGACTCTCTTTTAGCATCCAACTCGATTCTAGGTGACCACGATGCTGCACTGCTTATACGGCGGTGTTCATTCATTCCGGAGGTAACATTTCAGCATTGCGCCATGCTCACGGTGCTTTTCATCTTTGgtcatttaaaaacaaaaaggcTTAATAACATTTTCCAATAGTTCTGTACTCCTGAATTGGCGCTGGTCCTTAGCCGTCTTTCACGCGGTCTTTTCTGGCTCatcaatttaatttcaaaatgatGGAAGGTGGCTTTAGTGCACCAGATTCTTAAGAAAGCTTGACTCCCGTGGCCTTCCACCTACCACCCTATTCCCATTTTCTCCAAAGGTCGCCAGCTTTTGAAATACCTAGAGAAGTGTTAGGTTATGTTCAATCACCGGTACGGGTTCTGTCAAGGTCGCTTAGCTGGTGATCTCCTTGTATATTTACAGAGCAAAAAACGAGTCAAAAGAAATGGCGTTAGCAGCGACATaacgaaggccttcgatcgagTGTAGTACAAAATGATCATAACGAACCTTCCCGGGAAGTTTTGCAAATAAGTAACTAACTTTTTGGCTGATCAGAGCATCAAGTTAATTATTGAAGGTGCATGCTTCGATTTTAAGCACATATACATTGTAGTACCTCAAGACTGTGTGCCATCCCCTACACTGTTAGATTACAGCAAAGAGTATGATTCTTAAACCAACCGTGCCAACATCTCTCGGGATTACATCGACAGGAAATTTTGTCCAAAATTGATACTGTGCTATGCAAGTCAGTCAAttattcttgaatatgtacatgagaattgtatgtatttacattatttatacagaattttatgtttcattatttaatgcTATATCCATAACAATGCCTCCCCTGCCGTATGCGTAAGAGATAGGAAAGCAAGGCAGACTggtgccgtaacgcgttacgtcaCGGTgcggtttaccctcccataacaacttattacttaaaaaaattggaaaaggTTTCAATCAAATCGGGTATAGAAATAGGTCCGGTTGagagtataaataaaaatagtacgAGAGCTTGAAATGATAGTCAGCTCTCGTACTATATAGAGATGCAAACGTAAGTGGTAGAAAAGTGTATTGGTAACTTCAGTAATTCCTGCGTAAACCCTGGTGTCCGCAGTAattttatgatgatgatgataaatgcACAGCACAGTTAttctttaaaacataatttttaatttcattatatttcagGATGCTGGAAGTGGAAGTAAGATCTTGATGGCGGTGACTACAACAGTGCAATCAGATGAAACGTGTTATCGTTCATTTTTTTCAAGATACACGTCAAGAATGATTTGTACGGAGAGATCTGGAGGAGGATATAACCCTTGCGATGTAATTAACATCAATTTAATATTCCtcttattttttgaaaatgtgttTCCTAAACCATGTAGCATCCTGATAACATTATATCGTAAAATGGTTGACGGAAAATTGTTGGTGGTTGGTAACCAACTGGTTGGTCCATGTAGAACTATAGTCTATCTGTTTTTAAGGTAGGCTTACAAAATTGGGTTAATTTTTTCGAAATGtgaactttttataaaatttctaaaCTTCAGACCAGGTTGATAGTAccaataaaatgaatattgtggtcgccaatattaaagttttaaataataattaatttaactttcttgGAGCAGCACTATTTCCTGTTTCAATCCCAACAATCTGAAATGATCAttcctattaaaaaaattgaataggACAGATTTTTTAGGTTTGATTCTCGTATGGCCTAAGAGTGAATAACACCCTGCTTATTTTTACGGAAGTTTTCTGTTTTCTGTTGCGGTATAGCCCAATAAGATAATTTCCAAATTTACTTGATGTGATAGATAGTccacttaaataaattttagagACGGTTTTGAATTGCGGGTTTACAGATCGTGCTTGGACTCAAGAACTCTTTGCCAATACGGTTTGGTGGTGTAGGTACTCGTtaagtttcgggcgttgccttaccagagTTTCTATCTTTAGTTCATAGtacgcagcctttggttactagattTGTAAATCTTGAACCAGGTAACTCAGATATTGCGTATTTGCTGATATAATGCTTGAcatcaaatttcaaatattaattattttccagacgatttaaagcatCGATAAGCGTGAGACGCACTTTATAAGTCAAGCCTTTGAtaagtttttgattttatgtactGAATGAATAGAGCGTGCTCGTTTTATGGCCACCAATGCCGTGTGGCGTACCTACAGGTATCTTGGATGTCAAGGGCTATTTTGCCTAAGCCgtgcaggccgtatcagtcatcatgctatcattaattatatcatccacaGGGCATTTGCCActctttatttaatatatcagcTATTTTGGAGCCAGATGGTATTACCGTCGCAATGGCAAGCTTCCTCATCGAATGATGCCGATGGGGAAAGGTGCTCAGTGTAATgattaatatctatattatattcggATTTAAGGAAAACCTTTCCCACCGGAATCAACGACTGCgctatttcattaatttatttctatctgtGTTTGTTTAGGGTGATTCAGGAGGTCCCCTTGTTGAAACAGCATCGAAGAAACAAGTGGGTATAGTATCGTTTGGCATCGCCGACAGATGTGCATCTGCCCCGCTTGCGTACATTAGCATGGCCAATCCAGAGATAAGGGACTGGGTAACATCTATAACGGGTGTTTAAAACATAATCTCCCTGACATTCTGGTAAAAGattcaataaatagttattaacattttatgtgtCTCATTTAGAATACCATCTCATAAATAATACCACAGAGTAAGTCCTTACTGTTAGTGTCCACTAACGTGTtattgtaatgtgtaaacattactgtgtttcggtctgacgggcgtcgtagctagtgaaattactgggcaaatgagacttaacacattatgtctcgaggtgacgagcgcaactgtagttccactcagaatatttgggtttttcaaaaatcctgagcggtactacattgtaatgggcaaggcgtatcaattatcattagctgaatgtcctgctcttcacgtctctttatttttactt contains these protein-coding regions:
- the LOC126976040 gene encoding trypsin-7-like, with amino-acid sequence MTLITLFIIFLFNVGGYETTAEDFPYQAYVLVKSGRYTTYCGGSIINEEYVLTAAHCVHSFEISVRTGVTDIRESDEKAPIVPGTYTIHPKYNSNNNDYDAALIKLKRKLTFGKNSKAVELVKSGEDIPAGTNVTVSGWGSTSDAGSGSKILMAVTTTVQSDETCYRSFFSRYTSRMICTERSGGGYNPCDGDSGGPLVETASKKQVGIVSFGIADRCASAPLAYISMANPEIRDWVTSITGV